From the Ensifer adhaerens genome, the window GCCCCACCCGCCGCCCCAGTAGCGCCGGTGGTAGTACTGCACATTTTGGACGTCGCCTTGTGCCTTGATCTGGAGATCGGGTGCCTGGATAGGCATCGCCTGGACAGGCCCGATGGGGGTGATCAGGGAGGTGGCGGCCAAGCTGCAGCCGATAACGAAATCGCGAAATCCCGTCATTTTTTCCTCACTTTCAGAAGGTCATGCCTTCCGGTTGTGTCCCTGCCTGTATTACGTTTGTTTTTCTTGGTTTATTCATGGCGCCGGGCGCTTTGCGCAGTTGCGGGAACCACTGGATCTCCGCCCGTTGCCCTCTACTGTACGATGCGCCTATCCTTCGGTCGTGTCACTGCGGTTCTTTTCCGATCCTTTCCCCCCATCAGCGAGGTACGCGATGCAATTGAAGTTTGGCACCAGTGGCTTGCGCGGCCTCTCCGAGGAACTGAAGGGTGAGCCATCCGCGCGCTATGCGACGGCCTTTGCCCGATACCTCGTGGCGTCCGGCCACAGCCGGCCCGGTGACGCCATTCTCATCGCTCGCGATTTTCGCGATTCGAGCCCTGAGATTGCGGCCGTTTGCGCCGCTGCGCTGGCGCGCGAGGGGCTGCGCGTTTTCGATTGCGGTGCGGTGCCGACCCCGGCGCTGGCGCTTTACGGCCTCGCCAACAAGGCAGCGGCCTTGATGATCACCGGTTCCCATATTCCGGCCGACCGCAACGGCATCAAGTTCTATCGTCCCGACGGCGAGATCGACAAGGAGGATGAGGTGGCGATCAGCGGCATCGCCGACGGGATTGCGCACCAGATCGCGCCAGTCGCCGATGCCGGGATCGGGGAAGACCACGCGACCCGGGTCGCCGCACTCTTCATGGCAAGGAACCGGCAATTGCTGTCCGCCGGCGCGTTGTCCGGCCTCAAGGTGGGCGTGTACCAGCACAGTACCGTGGCGCGCGACCTGATTGCCGAACTGCTGGCTTACTTTGGCGCCGACGTCGAGGCCCTGGGGCGCTCCGAACAGTTCATTCCGGTCGATACCGAAGCGGTATCGGCGGAGACGATCGAGCGGCTTCAGGAATGGGCGCGCGAACACCGCCTCGACGCGATCGTGTCGGCGGATGGTGACGGCGACCGGCCCCTGGTCGCCGACGAGAACGGGCTGCCCTTGCGCGGCGATCTGCTCGGCCTGATGGCCTGTGGCTTTCTCGGCGCAAGACTTGCCGTCACTCCGGTAACCTCCAACTCCGGCCTGGACGGCAGGGAAGGGCTCGCTGTCCAGCGCACTCGCGTGGGCTCGCCCTTCGTGATCGCGGGCATGCAGCAGGCGTTGAAGGACGGCGCGCAGAAGGTCGCCGGCTTCGAGGCCAATGGCGGCACGCTGACTGCGAGCGCCTTCGCGGTCAATGGCGCAACGCTCGAAGCGCTGCCCACGCGCGATAGCTTTCTGCCGATCGTTGCGGCGCTGGCAGCGGCCGCTGAGGCCAAGCTGTCGCTTTCTGCGCTCGCCGCGTCCTATCGGCTTCCGGTGGCGCTCAGTGATCGGCTCGAAAACTTCCCGGTCGAAACGAGCGCCCGGCTGATGACATTTCTGCGCGCAGACGAAGCAAATCTTGCGAAATTCCTGGCGCCGATCGGCGGCGTCGCTGCGGTCAGTGACATTGACGGGCTGCGCGTGACGCTCGACGATGGCCGAATCATCCATTTCCGGCCGTCGGGTAATGCGCCCGAGATGCGGTGCTATGTCGAAGCGGAGACGCCGGAAGCTGCCGAAATGCTGCTCTCAAGAGGTCTATCCACAATCCGCCGTTGGAAGGAAACCGCTTCGAGTTGAGTTTTTTGCAATCCGACACGAAAACTTCAAAAAGCCTGTTGACACTTTAGCCCGGGCCTTTTACACCCCCGCTCGTCGCCCAGATGGCGGAATTGGTAGACGCGCCAGCTTCAGGTGCTGGTACTCGAAAGGGTGTGGAGGTTCGAGTCCTCTTCTGGGCACCAAATTCCCAAGCCAAATCGTTGATTTGGTTCTGAAAAACCCCGGCTTGCCGGGGTTTTTTCGTTTCTGGATTTTGGGCTGAATTCGACACGATTTTCCGCCGGGCGGCACGCACGCTTGCTTTAAAATGGTTGCGCGCTGTCGTTATTTTCGCGCGACGTGCCTTGAAGCTTCGATCTCCAGCATTGATATTCTATCCGCAACGCAGGGGCGTGCGGACCGTGCGAACGCGGCACCATGCAATCGTCCGCCGGAATGGCGGAACTTGAGCGAGGATGAGGCGATGTCTGAGACGCGTCGCAAGCTGACGACAATCCTATCCGCGGATGTCCAGGACTACACCCGGCTGATGCGTGCCGACGAGGAGGGCACGCTCGCCACTCTGAAGCGCTATCGCGATTCCATGGGGCGGCTCATCGAGGCGCATGAGGGCCGCGTGGTCAACACCTGGGGCGACGGCCTCATCGCGGAATTCCCGAGCGTCGTTGAAGCCGTGCGCACCGCGGTCGACGTGCAGAACGAACTGGCAGGCTGCAACGAGAACTGCCCCGCCGACGAACAGATGCTGTTTCGCATCGGCATCAATCTCGGCGACGTGATCGCCGAGGGCGACGACCTCTACGGCGACGGCGTCAATGTCGCAGCGCGCCTGCAGGCTTCCGCTCCTGCGGGCGGCATCGTCATTTCGAATACAGTCTACGACCAGGTGCGCAACAAGGTCGCCGTCGGTTTCGATTTTCTTGGGCCGTTGGAGGTGAAGAACATCGATGGCGGCGTGCCGAGCTATGCGGTGCGCATCGGCATGGCGGATACCCGCCCGGCGTTCAGGAGCGAAACCTTTGGGCGTCCCGGCGACGGGGCAGCTTCGGACGACGGGCGCGCCCATCCCAAGCCAGACCAGGGCGGCTTGATTGCCGCGATCAAGACAGGATCGCTTCCCGTCCTGGCCGTCATCGCTGCCGGGCTGGTCGCTCTCAACCTGCTCACCTGGAACGGCGTGCTGTGGGCCGTCTGGCCGTTGCTCGGCCTTGGCATCCTCGCGGGCCTTGCGTGGCTCAGAACCAACCGGTGGGTGGACCGCGGCATCGGCGTGCTGGCGCTTTCCGGGCTGGTGCTTCTCACCATCAATCTGTTGACCTGGCGCGGCGTGTTCTGGGCCGTTTGGCCACTGCTCGCCTTTGCCGTGGTGGGCGGCATTCGCTGGGTAACGCGTCAGAAGCGCAGCCTCCGGTCCTGAGCCCTACACTCGGTCCTTCGCGCCACCGGAAGCATTGTCGGGCATTGTCGGCCGAGAATCCGCCGACGCCGGTTCTTCCGGCTCGGCGCCCAGCACCTCGTAGATCTCGAGCGCAGAGGCGCGGCCCTTGGCCTGCGCCGAACCGAGCGGCCGGAAACGGATGGCCTTGCCGGCCTGGGCGACGACCGCGCCGCTTGCCATGATCGTGGTGTCGTAGTTCTTGTTCATGCCTTCCAGGCGGGAGGCGACGTTCACGGTGTCGCCCATTGCCGTATATTGCAGCCGCTCCCTGGCGCCGACATTGCCGACGACGGCGGTACCGGTGTGGATGCCGAAACGGGTGCGAAACTCCGGAAGCCCCTTTTGACGCTGGGCCTCGTTGAAGACACGCAAGCGCTCCTCGACCGCCAGCGCGCACCGACAGGCATGTTCGGCATGTCTTTCGTCCGGCGCCGGCGCGTTCCACATCGCAAACACCGAATCGCCGAGGAACTGGATGATCGTTCCGTCGTGTTCTCCCACCGTCTCGCTGAAGATGTCGAAATACTCCGACAGCATCGCAACGACCTCTTCGGGCGGATACTTCTCGCTGAGCGTGGTGAAATCGTAGATGTCGGTGAAGACCGCCGTCACCTCCTGTCGCCAGGCGGAGCGGCCGCTGAACTGGCCGGACTCGATGCCTTTGCGAACCAGTTCCTTGGGCACGTAGAGAGCGAAGGTGAAGATCGCGTCCCGTGCCCGGTTCATGGCTCCACCGAGTGTGGAGATCTCGCTGACATGCGAGGAAACGTCGATGGGCGTGGTGAAGTCGAGATCCTGCAGCCGGTTGGCGCTGGCGGTCAGCTGGTTGAGCCCCTTTGTGATCAGGTGCGCGAGCACCAGCGAAGCAAGCACCGCGAGGGCCACGACCGAACCGGAAATCGCCAGCCCCTGCACGAGCGTCTGGTTCGCCTCTGCCATCAGTTCGTCGAGCGGTGCAGCCACCACGGCGCGGTTGCCGGAGAGAAGCAGTGCGGATTCGAGCGGCGTCACCATGACGAGATAGGTTCGGTCTCCGACCTCGACGAAGTCTGCCTTGCCGGGCTCGGGCGGATGGAGGCGGATACTCTGGATCAGCGGGTCGCTATCGGCCTGCACGATCGGGCTATCCTTGCCCTTCGCCGCCATGATGCGACGCATCATCACCCGGTCCGAATGGATGATCGGACGCCCGACGGCATCGAGGATGAACGAGACGGAACCGGTCGTCAGCCGCTCGCGGGCAAGAAAATCGGTGATCGTATCGAGAATGACGTCCGCGCCGATGACGATCTGAGGATTGCCGCGATGCGCCTGCGAGATTGTCATCCCAAGCGTTTCGGTCGTGGCACTTTCATAAGGGCCGGTCGAGACCGCGGCCTTTCCGTTGACGGCCGCGCGGTACCACGGACGGGTCCGCGGATCGAAGCTGGAAGGCGGAAGCCGCCGCTCGGAAAATTGCGTCCCGTCCTTGTCCAGGAAGAGCACGCGCTGAAGAGGCTTGCCGTTTGCATCCTTTTCCATCGAGCGCACGGCAATGGCAGCACCACGCGGCGCGTCGAGTGCCATGCGCCAGGCGATCTGCTTGAGGTCGACCACCTGAAAGAACGCGCCGTTGGGATAGCCGACATAGACACCGTCGATATGCGGCGAGCGGGTGATGCCCTCGCGCAAGACCGCCACCTTGTCGTTCATGCGCTCTGGTGGCGGCACCAGGAAGGAATTGGCGACCGAGGAGACGAGGTTGACGAGGGCCGAGGTATCGCCGGAGAGCACGCCCAGCCGGTCGACGAGGCGGTTCATGAAACCGCGCATATTGGCCTCGGCGTCGGCGATCGCGGCGTTGCGCGAGCGATGATAGTCAAGCCCGACGAGCGTGGCGGAGACGACGATCAGCATGGCAACAATGACCAGGCTGAACAGCGATCGCAGCGAGCTGTTCCAGCCTTCGCGCGTTCTGCTTCGTCGAGTGTCGGGCGTCGTGTCTGCCATTGCGGTTCTCTGGTCCGTACCGATCAACTGACGACGACCTTAACGTGCAAGGATGGTCGCATGTGCAAGGAAAGTTAAATGCGAATCCCATAAAACACGTTAATCGGCGGGATGCACGCCCCGCCGACATCCGCCGCAAAAAATCGGTGGCTCAGTTCACCGTCACAGGCTTTGAGCGCA encodes:
- a CDS encoding phosphomannomutase, which gives rise to MQLKFGTSGLRGLSEELKGEPSARYATAFARYLVASGHSRPGDAILIARDFRDSSPEIAAVCAAALAREGLRVFDCGAVPTPALALYGLANKAAALMITGSHIPADRNGIKFYRPDGEIDKEDEVAISGIADGIAHQIAPVADAGIGEDHATRVAALFMARNRQLLSAGALSGLKVGVYQHSTVARDLIAELLAYFGADVEALGRSEQFIPVDTEAVSAETIERLQEWAREHRLDAIVSADGDGDRPLVADENGLPLRGDLLGLMACGFLGARLAVTPVTSNSGLDGREGLAVQRTRVGSPFVIAGMQQALKDGAQKVAGFEANGGTLTASAFAVNGATLEALPTRDSFLPIVAALAAAAEAKLSLSALAASYRLPVALSDRLENFPVETSARLMTFLRADEANLAKFLAPIGGVAAVSDIDGLRVTLDDGRIIHFRPSGNAPEMRCYVEAETPEAAEMLLSRGLSTIRRWKETASS
- a CDS encoding adenylate/guanylate cyclase domain-containing protein, which codes for MADTTPDTRRSRTREGWNSSLRSLFSLVIVAMLIVVSATLVGLDYHRSRNAAIADAEANMRGFMNRLVDRLGVLSGDTSALVNLVSSVANSFLVPPPERMNDKVAVLREGITRSPHIDGVYVGYPNGAFFQVVDLKQIAWRMALDAPRGAAIAVRSMEKDANGKPLQRVLFLDKDGTQFSERRLPPSSFDPRTRPWYRAAVNGKAAVSTGPYESATTETLGMTISQAHRGNPQIVIGADVILDTITDFLARERLTTGSVSFILDAVGRPIIHSDRVMMRRIMAAKGKDSPIVQADSDPLIQSIRLHPPEPGKADFVEVGDRTYLVMVTPLESALLLSGNRAVVAAPLDELMAEANQTLVQGLAISGSVVALAVLASLVLAHLITKGLNQLTASANRLQDLDFTTPIDVSSHVSEISTLGGAMNRARDAIFTFALYVPKELVRKGIESGQFSGRSAWRQEVTAVFTDIYDFTTLSEKYPPEEVVAMLSEYFDIFSETVGEHDGTIIQFLGDSVFAMWNAPAPDERHAEHACRCALAVEERLRVFNEAQRQKGLPEFRTRFGIHTGTAVVGNVGARERLQYTAMGDTVNVASRLEGMNKNYDTTIMASGAVVAQAGKAIRFRPLGSAQAKGRASALEIYEVLGAEPEEPASADSRPTMPDNASGGAKDRV
- a CDS encoding adenylate/guanylate cyclase domain-containing protein — translated: MSETRRKLTTILSADVQDYTRLMRADEEGTLATLKRYRDSMGRLIEAHEGRVVNTWGDGLIAEFPSVVEAVRTAVDVQNELAGCNENCPADEQMLFRIGINLGDVIAEGDDLYGDGVNVAARLQASAPAGGIVISNTVYDQVRNKVAVGFDFLGPLEVKNIDGGVPSYAVRIGMADTRPAFRSETFGRPGDGAASDDGRAHPKPDQGGLIAAIKTGSLPVLAVIAAGLVALNLLTWNGVLWAVWPLLGLGILAGLAWLRTNRWVDRGIGVLALSGLVLLTINLLTWRGVFWAVWPLLAFAVVGGIRWVTRQKRSLRS